In one window of Paraflavitalea soli DNA:
- a CDS encoding hybrid sensor histidine kinase/response regulator transcription factor: MRVFLLILLFLSAQVTWSQSPSFHHLNVEDGLSQNSVLCVAQDNRGFMWFGTRYGLNKYDSRKLTVYKNKPGDSSSLSSNYILSLLCDSRQTLWVGTRGGLHKYQAAKDVFERIDIGDTALWKNGNIPITCLFEDSKGRLWAGTYQTLYLMKDPTHPSFTSFTNCPNFPARGVLCVFEDRSGTIWAGTNGGLVKITAAGKGFEATVFKHDPLNAGSLSNDQVTSIAQDKPGQLWIGTLNGGLNLFDPAQNSFTHFTHSDAVPNSLINNHIRRLAFDGQDQLWIGTQEGLSTLHLPTLHFSSYINDPWNKASLSQNSVHSIYKDHAGTMWVGTFFGGVNFHFAANTDFTVYSNRSRPLLLNNNVVSGLMEDEQGHLWIGTEGGGLNFVNRQTGAVVYYQHKPSDPYSLGSNLVKTVYRDRQDNIWVGTHGGGLNRFDAATHRFIRYLYKNNDAQTLGSEIPCLLEDSRGIFWVGTEISGIKLFLKKDKELAPYPGGAGITAAIGTNKAILSLLESAGKVNWVGTSAGLYRIAGDQVTLLTEKNSSYPLYVNCLTEDAQGNIWAGTYYNGIIVYNSAGKKIAAYNEENGLPDNNVLGILQDDHTQAWWISTSNGLAKWDTVSRKFTVYTEADGLAGNVFNNNSFYKSRSGELFFGGFNGLSAFYPEMMKANTAVQPVLLTGLKLFNKPVEINGKDGVLTEDISFTRQLNLKYDQNVFTIDFAILNFIKPQKNRYAYQLERFDKDWNYTMAATASYTNVPPGNYTFKVRGANNDGIWSEPVLLKITISPPFWKTWWAYGIYLLLFVTLAFFIVRFFFLRALLKRNQELTQLKLNFFTNISHEIRTHLSLIIGPAEKLILSTNNDAHDQQQLRTIKNNSESLLQLVNELMDFRKAETGHLPLRVSGWNIVPFVESIFDSFHDISISRNIRAGFISTAPDIQAWIDKEQLEKVFYNLLSNAYKFTPNGGYISVAIEEKKTTIAITVTDNGRGISEENIEKLFDNYFQEDDFGKQNTGYGIGLALSKSIVEMHQGTLTVSNKMTAGQQEPTTCFTVTLQKGHAHFADNQLVNDRMDRSVKVANHPPVPPPLVLSATSQPHAAAADQNTILLVEDNAAIRTFIKEALQTQYHILESNNGLEGLASATETIPDLIISDVMMPEMDGLAFCSSIKTDTRTSHIPVILLTAKTAVTHQISGLQTGADIYLTKPFSIQVLELQIQNLLASRARLWQQFQQQWAATTLLPADNETGAPITATTTQELPEPLHPMDASFLQEIIQMVETNMEDPEFGIAMLAKKAAMSQPVLFKKIKAITGMTANDFVKSLRLKKATLLLQENRHTVYEIAFMVGYDSSKYFSREFKKQFGKTPTEYAAMNEKKSA; this comes from the coding sequence ATGAGAGTTTTCCTGTTAATCCTGCTCTTTTTATCCGCTCAGGTTACCTGGTCACAGTCCCCTTCTTTTCATCACCTGAATGTAGAAGACGGACTTTCGCAAAACTCGGTTCTCTGCGTGGCGCAGGACAACAGGGGATTTATGTGGTTTGGCACCCGCTATGGTTTGAACAAATACGACTCCCGGAAACTTACCGTGTACAAGAACAAGCCGGGAGACAGCTCCAGCCTTTCCAGCAATTATATTTTATCGCTGCTATGCGACAGCCGGCAAACACTTTGGGTGGGCACCCGGGGAGGACTACACAAATACCAGGCAGCCAAAGATGTGTTTGAAAGGATCGATATAGGCGATACTGCCCTGTGGAAAAACGGCAATATCCCGATTACCTGCCTCTTTGAAGATTCGAAAGGCCGCCTATGGGCAGGTACATACCAAACCTTATACCTGATGAAGGATCCGACACACCCATCCTTCACTTCTTTTACCAACTGCCCCAATTTTCCTGCACGGGGGGTACTCTGCGTGTTTGAAGACCGCAGCGGCACCATCTGGGCAGGCACCAATGGCGGCCTGGTAAAGATCACTGCGGCCGGCAAGGGCTTTGAAGCTACCGTATTCAAACATGACCCGCTGAATGCCGGCAGCCTCAGCAATGACCAGGTAACCAGTATAGCGCAGGACAAGCCGGGCCAACTCTGGATCGGCACGCTGAATGGCGGTTTAAACCTGTTTGATCCGGCACAAAACAGCTTCACCCATTTTACCCATAGTGATGCTGTTCCCAACAGCTTGATCAATAACCATATCCGGAGACTGGCCTTCGACGGGCAGGATCAATTATGGATTGGCACGCAGGAAGGGCTTTCAACCCTGCACCTCCCTACCCTGCATTTTTCTTCCTATATCAATGATCCCTGGAATAAAGCCAGTCTGAGCCAAAACTCTGTGCACAGTATCTATAAAGATCACGCAGGTACTATGTGGGTCGGCACCTTCTTTGGCGGGGTAAACTTTCACTTTGCAGCCAATACAGACTTCACCGTCTACAGCAACAGGTCGCGCCCCTTGCTGCTCAACAATAATGTAGTAAGCGGACTGATGGAAGATGAACAGGGCCACCTCTGGATCGGCACTGAAGGCGGGGGGCTGAATTTTGTGAACAGGCAAACAGGCGCCGTCGTCTATTACCAGCATAAACCCTCCGACCCCTACAGCCTTGGCTCCAACCTGGTGAAAACAGTATACCGCGATCGCCAGGATAATATCTGGGTGGGCACCCATGGCGGCGGGCTCAACCGCTTTGATGCCGCCACTCATCGTTTCATCAGGTACCTGTATAAAAACAATGACGCGCAGACACTGGGCTCTGAAATACCCTGCCTGCTGGAAGATAGCCGGGGCATTTTCTGGGTAGGCACCGAAATATCAGGCATTAAGCTGTTCCTTAAAAAAGATAAAGAGCTGGCGCCTTATCCCGGTGGCGCTGGTATAACCGCAGCAATCGGTACCAACAAAGCCATCCTTTCTTTGCTGGAATCTGCCGGCAAGGTCAACTGGGTAGGCACCTCCGCCGGGCTGTACCGGATAGCAGGCGACCAGGTAACGCTGCTGACTGAAAAGAACAGCAGCTACCCTTTGTATGTGAACTGCCTGACAGAAGATGCGCAGGGAAATATTTGGGCAGGCACCTATTACAACGGGATCATCGTGTACAACAGCGCCGGTAAAAAGATTGCAGCCTATAATGAAGAGAATGGCCTGCCCGATAACAATGTGCTGGGCATTCTACAGGACGATCATACACAAGCCTGGTGGATCAGTACCAGCAATGGCCTGGCTAAATGGGATACCGTCTCCCGCAAGTTCACAGTGTATACAGAAGCCGATGGACTGGCTGGGAATGTATTCAACAACAACTCTTTTTATAAAAGCAGGAGCGGTGAATTGTTTTTCGGCGGCTTCAACGGGCTTTCCGCTTTTTACCCGGAGATGATGAAAGCAAATACAGCCGTTCAACCTGTATTGCTCACCGGCCTGAAGCTCTTTAATAAACCGGTAGAGATCAATGGCAAGGACGGTGTGCTTACAGAAGACATCAGCTTTACCCGGCAGCTCAATTTGAAGTACGATCAAAATGTATTTACGATCGACTTCGCCATCCTGAACTTTATTAAACCGCAAAAGAACCGGTACGCCTACCAACTGGAAAGATTTGATAAAGACTGGAACTATACGATGGCGGCAACGGCCTCCTACACCAATGTACCGCCGGGCAACTATACCTTTAAGGTCAGGGGAGCCAACAACGATGGCATCTGGAGCGAGCCGGTGCTATTGAAGATCACCATATCCCCACCCTTCTGGAAAACCTGGTGGGCTTACGGTATTTACCTGCTGCTGTTTGTTACACTGGCTTTTTTTATAGTACGTTTCTTTTTCCTCCGGGCCCTGCTGAAGCGCAACCAGGAACTCACACAACTAAAACTCAACTTCTTTACCAATATCTCACACGAGATACGCACCCACCTTTCGTTGATCATCGGACCTGCCGAAAAGCTGATCCTTTCTACCAACAATGATGCACACGACCAACAGCAGCTGCGCACGATCAAGAACAATTCGGAAAGTTTGCTGCAATTGGTGAACGAACTCATGGACTTTAGAAAAGCGGAAACAGGGCATTTGCCCCTGCGTGTGTCGGGTTGGAATATTGTGCCTTTTGTTGAATCCATCTTCGATTCCTTCCACGATATTTCCATTTCCCGCAATATCCGGGCGGGTTTCATCAGCACAGCGCCGGATATCCAGGCCTGGATCGATAAGGAGCAACTGGAGAAGGTATTCTATAATCTGCTGTCGAATGCATATAAGTTCACTCCCAATGGTGGTTATATTAGTGTGGCCATTGAAGAAAAGAAAACCACCATTGCTATCACCGTAACAGACAATGGCCGGGGCATTTCTGAGGAGAATATAGAAAAGCTGTTTGATAATTATTTCCAGGAAGATGATTTTGGCAAGCAGAACACGGGGTATGGCATTGGCCTGGCCCTGTCCAAAAGTATAGTAGAAATGCACCAGGGTACACTCACTGTATCCAACAAAATGACGGCCGGCCAACAGGAGCCTACGACCTGCTTTACCGTCACCCTGCAAAAAGGCCATGCGCACTTTGCAGACAATCAGTTGGTGAACGATCGCATGGACCGGTCCGTTAAAGTAGCCAATCATCCACCTGTGCCGCCCCCACTGGTCCTTTCCGCCACCAGTCAGCCCCACGCTGCTGCAGCCGACCAGAACACCATCCTGCTGGTAGAGGACAACGCAGCCATCAGAACGTTTATCAAAGAGGCCCTACAAACGCAGTACCATATACTGGAAAGCAACAATGGCCTGGAAGGTCTCGCCAGTGCAACCGAAACCATCCCCGATCTTATCATCAGTGATGTGATGATGCCCGAAATGGATGGACTGGCTTTTTGCAGCAGCATTAAAACCGATACCCGCACCAGTCATATTCCCGTTATATTGCTCACTGCTAAAACTGCGGTCACACACCAGATCAGCGGACTGCAAACCGGTGCCGACATTTACCTCACCAAGCCTTTCAGCATCCAGGTACTGGAACTCCAGATCCAGAACTTGCTGGCATCCAGGGCCAGGTTATGGCAACAATTTCAACAACAATGGGCGGCCACCACGCTATTACCGGCCGACAACGAAACCGGCGCCCCAATAACAGCAACAACCACCCAGGAGTTGCCGGAGCCATTGCACCCAATGGATGCATCATTTTTACAAGAGATCATCCAAATGGTCGAGACCAATATGGAAGACCCCGAATTTGGCATTGCCATGCTGGCTAAAAAAGCTGCCATGAGCCAACCAGTGCTCTTCAAAAAGATCAAAGCCATCACAGGCATGACGGCCAACGATTTTGTAAAATCATTGCGGCTGAAAAAAGCGACCCTGTTATTGCAGGAAAACAGGCATACTGTATATGAGATCGCTTTTATGGTAGGCTATGATAGCAGCAAGTATTTCAGCCGGGAGTTTAAAAAACAATTCGGTAAGACCCCCACAGAATATGCAGCCATGAACGAAAAGAAGAGTGCCTAA
- a CDS encoding SusC/RagA family TonB-linked outer membrane protein, with translation MRLSLCHVLRCSSSCMAGFRAGLLVMLLFSLPAIAFSQKLVSGTVKDTAGKNLSAVSITLKGKKVSTLTDSAGAFRLTAADGDVLVASAVNYDEVEVRVNDRTVYAFVLTPKVKNLDDVIVIGYGTTTKGDVTGAVSKAPIETMQKAPVRSFDEALAGRVAGVTVSSVDGQPGSDINIVIRGNNSVTQANSPLYVVDGFPIESPNNNVINPQDIESMEILKDASATAIYGARGANGVIIITTKKGKTGPPAISFNASYGNQSTIKRMDVMSPYEFVKYQLEKDYGEAAKQYLTDGKTLESYRNVPEIDWQSRLFRNAPMQNYSLSVTGGNAYTKYYLSGNYFDQQGLMINSGYKRYQGTLSLDQVFSSKLKGGIYINYGYMNQNGLPPSGVSNQNSTTGTLFSTWGYRNFAISGVPDLEEVLFDPGVDPAVDARINPVLSQEHALRENLYTNTIMNGYLEYSILPDLKLRVTGGITNYLTQSNQFNDTFTITGNKYTRLGSTKGVNGSVVFNKNMTWMNENTLTWYKKINRSHQLTVVAGFSQSGNKSSRYGTSATNLPNASLGISGLNEGTPETVTALSSSWGLASFLGRIDYKYLSRYLLTVTFRADGSSKFNPENRWGYFPSAALGWRFGQEKFMKGISDVLSDGKLRLSYGVTGNNRIGDFDYLSAIAVALNSQGYTYGNTTMSGAYVSNFGNAGLKWETTSQIDLGTDLSFYRNRFNLSVDVYSKKTTDLLLRANLPLSLGYATALRNIGSVQNRGLEITLSTVNMSNKTFSWKSNFNISFNKSKLLSLTENQGALTTTAPFDFYFSTIPSYISQVGNQLGMMYGYIWEGVYQYSDFNKTTTGNYVLKDEVPSNGNLRSAIQPGDIKFRDINGDRTIDANDYAIIGRGLPIHTGGFNNDFTYRSFDLNVFFQWSYGNDIVNANRYVFEGNIFGRSNLNQFASYQDRWTPENPTSTLYRVNGGGPTTPTGANSRVIEDGSFLRLKTVSLGYNLSTQLMKKWKIKSCRFYLSAQNLVTWTKYTGVDPEVSVFNNVLTPGFDYSAYPRPRVVTVGVNLNL, from the coding sequence ATGCGATTGTCTCTTTGCCATGTACTTCGCTGCAGTTCCTCTTGCATGGCCGGCTTCCGTGCCGGACTTTTAGTGATGTTATTATTTTCCCTCCCTGCTATTGCTTTTTCACAAAAACTGGTCAGCGGTACGGTAAAAGATACCGCCGGCAAAAACCTGTCGGCCGTGTCCATCACCCTTAAAGGTAAAAAGGTGAGCACGCTGACGGATTCAGCCGGCGCTTTCAGGCTGACTGCTGCCGACGGCGATGTATTGGTAGCTTCGGCGGTTAATTACGATGAGGTGGAGGTGCGGGTGAATGACCGGACAGTCTATGCCTTTGTGCTCACCCCCAAAGTAAAAAACCTCGATGATGTGATCGTGATCGGGTATGGCACTACTACAAAAGGCGATGTGACGGGTGCGGTGAGCAAGGCGCCCATCGAAACCATGCAAAAAGCCCCCGTGCGCTCCTTTGATGAAGCGCTGGCCGGCAGGGTGGCAGGGGTGACGGTATCGTCGGTCGACGGACAGCCAGGCTCCGACATCAATATCGTGATCAGGGGTAATAATTCTGTTACCCAGGCCAACTCGCCTTTGTATGTGGTGGATGGCTTTCCGATCGAATCGCCCAACAACAATGTGATCAATCCGCAGGACATTGAGTCGATGGAGATACTCAAGGATGCCTCGGCTACGGCTATTTATGGCGCCCGCGGCGCCAATGGCGTCATCATCATCACCACCAAAAAGGGAAAGACCGGTCCGCCTGCTATTTCCTTCAATGCTTCTTATGGCAATCAAAGCACCATTAAAAGAATGGATGTGATGAGTCCCTACGAGTTTGTGAAATACCAGCTGGAAAAAGATTATGGAGAAGCGGCCAAACAATACCTGACTGATGGAAAAACGCTGGAGTCCTACCGGAATGTACCGGAGATAGATTGGCAGTCGAGGTTGTTTCGCAACGCACCGATGCAAAACTATTCCTTATCCGTAACGGGTGGCAATGCCTATACAAAGTATTACCTGTCGGGTAATTATTTCGACCAGCAGGGTTTGATGATCAACTCCGGTTACAAGCGTTACCAGGGTACCCTCTCACTCGACCAGGTGTTCAGTTCCAAACTGAAAGGGGGTATCTACATCAACTATGGTTATATGAACCAAAACGGACTGCCTCCTTCCGGTGTGTCCAACCAAAACTCTACCACGGGTACCCTGTTCAGCACCTGGGGTTACCGCAACTTTGCGATCTCCGGTGTGCCCGACCTCGAAGAGGTATTGTTTGATCCGGGTGTTGACCCGGCGGTGGACGCGAGGATCAATCCGGTGTTGAGCCAGGAGCATGCCCTGCGGGAAAACCTGTACACCAATACCATCATGAATGGTTACCTCGAATACAGCATCCTGCCCGATCTGAAATTGAGGGTGACCGGCGGTATTACCAACTACCTCACACAGAGCAATCAGTTCAACGATACTTTCACCATCACTGGTAATAAATACACCCGCCTGGGTTCTACCAAGGGCGTGAATGGCTCGGTCGTTTTTAATAAGAACATGACCTGGATGAATGAGAACACACTTACCTGGTATAAAAAGATCAACCGCAGTCACCAACTCACAGTAGTGGCGGGTTTTTCCCAGTCGGGCAATAAATCTTCGCGTTATGGTACCTCGGCGACCAACCTTCCCAATGCTTCTTTGGGCATTAGTGGATTGAATGAAGGGACACCGGAAACCGTGACAGCCTTGAGCAGTTCCTGGGGACTGGCTTCCTTTCTGGGCAGGATCGATTATAAATACCTGTCCAGGTATCTGCTTACCGTTACCTTCCGGGCCGATGGCTCTTCCAAATTCAATCCGGAGAACCGGTGGGGCTACTTTCCGTCTGCTGCATTGGGATGGCGGTTTGGCCAGGAGAAATTCATGAAGGGGATCAGCGATGTCCTGTCCGATGGCAAGCTGCGGTTGAGTTATGGCGTGACGGGTAATAACAGGATAGGGGACTTTGACTATCTCTCGGCGATCGCTGTTGCATTGAACTCTCAGGGGTATACCTATGGCAATACCACCATGTCCGGTGCCTATGTGTCGAACTTTGGTAATGCCGGATTGAAATGGGAAACCACCTCACAAATAGACCTGGGTACGGACCTGAGTTTTTACAGGAACAGGTTTAATCTTTCTGTCGATGTATACAGCAAGAAAACAACCGATCTGTTGCTGCGGGCCAACCTGCCCCTTTCACTGGGCTATGCTACGGCCCTGCGCAATATCGGCAGTGTACAGAACCGCGGATTGGAGATCACCCTCAGTACAGTGAATATGTCCAATAAAACCTTCTCCTGGAAAAGCAATTTTAATATCTCATTCAACAAGAGTAAGCTGTTGTCTCTTACGGAAAACCAGGGGGCGCTTACCACAACTGCACCTTTTGACTTTTACTTCTCTACCATTCCTTCCTATATCTCACAGGTGGGCAACCAACTGGGCATGATGTACGGATATATCTGGGAAGGTGTATATCAATACAGTGATTTTAATAAGACCACTACCGGCAATTATGTGCTGAAGGATGAAGTGCCTTCCAATGGCAATCTCCGGAGCGCCATCCAGCCAGGCGATATCAAGTTCCGGGATATCAACGGCGATCGTACGATCGATGCAAACGATTATGCGATCATTGGCAGGGGCCTCCCCATCCACACCGGCGGCTTCAACAATGATTTCACCTACCGTTCCTTCGACCTGAATGTATTTTTTCAATGGTCGTACGGCAATGATATTGTGAATGCGAACCGCTATGTGTTTGAAGGCAATATTTTCGGCCGCAGCAACCTCAACCAGTTTGCCAGTTACCAGGACCGCTGGACGCCAGAGAACCCTACCTCCACTTTGTACCGGGTTAATGGCGGAGGGCCTACTACGCCAACGGGCGCCAACTCGAGGGTGATAGAAGATGGTTCCTTCCTGCGACTGAAGACGGTATCACTGGGTTATAACCTGTCAACTCAACTGATGAAGAAATGGAAGATCAAGTCCTGCCGCTTCTACCTCTCAGCGCAGAACCTGGTCACCTGGACCAAATACACCGGCGTCGATCCCGAGGTGAGTGTATTCAATAATGTGTTGACTCCCGGCTTTGATTATTCAGCCTATCCAAGACCCCGCGTGGTAACTGTGGGTGTAAATCTTAATCTTTGA
- a CDS encoding RagB/SusD family nutrient uptake outer membrane protein yields MKRLLLLLLSLQVLAACNKVLDKKPTDFVEPGNYYNSESELNLALAATYDVLGNEYLYCSSLWYQLGICTDEAFYAYSSNSYSAPMFYQYDYTNVYIMGLWQQSYIGIERANLLIANINKAKMDEGKRQAILGEALFLRAFYHFLLVSNYGNVPLKLTPSADVNSVNVPATPAKEVYEKILADMKEAEGKVRTITDIGNSSRVSRTAIQGIIARVCLNMAGYPILDQSKYAEALHWTQEVMKSNEHALRTTYGATTNSAYSQIFINQSQDIYDTKECIWEADFNTNGNNTSYWEMGKLGTMNLGCNNFDTGFAGGNIKTTIKLYNLYGAGDLRRDWVIAPFYFSSSSATTAVRTNYTASNIIGREAGKWRRYYELSSPPKQQYVNGTNFPILRFADVLLMLAEADNEVNNGPTAAAYDAINQVRRRAYGLPLADVSAVADLPASLSKDQFKQAIMDERARELCFEGLRKSDLIRWGVFTQVMSAMVTEINNSNASATNKSRWITGYFTAASSPRYLLLPVPSLEINVNKALTQNPGW; encoded by the coding sequence ATGAAACGATTGTTGCTACTATTACTCTCTTTGCAGGTGCTGGCTGCCTGTAATAAAGTGCTGGATAAAAAGCCCACCGATTTTGTAGAGCCCGGCAATTACTACAACAGTGAAAGTGAGCTGAACCTGGCGCTGGCTGCCACCTACGATGTGCTGGGCAATGAATACCTCTACTGCAGTTCCTTGTGGTACCAGCTGGGCATTTGCACCGATGAGGCTTTTTATGCTTATAGTTCCAATTCCTATTCTGCCCCCATGTTTTATCAATACGATTACACGAATGTGTACATAATGGGATTATGGCAGCAAAGTTATATTGGTATTGAAAGGGCCAATCTCCTCATTGCAAATATCAACAAGGCCAAAATGGATGAAGGCAAGCGCCAGGCGATATTGGGTGAAGCCTTATTCCTGCGGGCATTCTATCATTTTTTGCTGGTGAGCAATTATGGCAACGTGCCTTTGAAGCTGACGCCGAGCGCCGATGTGAATTCTGTGAACGTACCCGCTACCCCTGCCAAAGAAGTGTATGAAAAAATACTGGCCGATATGAAAGAGGCGGAAGGCAAAGTAAGAACGATCACCGATATTGGTAATTCCAGCCGCGTGTCCAGGACAGCCATCCAGGGCATCATTGCCCGGGTTTGTCTTAATATGGCGGGTTATCCCATACTCGATCAGTCGAAATATGCGGAAGCCCTGCACTGGACGCAGGAAGTGATGAAAAGTAATGAGCATGCCCTGCGTACTACGTATGGCGCCACTACCAATTCGGCCTATAGCCAGATCTTTATCAACCAGAGCCAGGATATCTATGATACCAAAGAGTGTATATGGGAAGCTGATTTTAATACCAACGGCAACAATACCTCTTACTGGGAAATGGGCAAACTGGGTACCATGAACCTGGGCTGCAATAATTTCGATACCGGTTTTGCCGGTGGGAATATCAAGACCACCATCAAACTCTACAACTTGTACGGCGCTGGTGATTTGCGCCGGGATTGGGTGATCGCACCTTTTTATTTCTCGTCGAGTTCCGCTACCACAGCTGTAAGGACCAATTACACCGCCAGCAATATCATTGGGCGAGAGGCGGGCAAATGGAGAAGGTATTATGAGTTATCGTCACCTCCCAAACAACAATATGTGAATGGCACCAATTTCCCGATCCTCCGCTTTGCCGATGTATTGCTGATGTTGGCGGAAGCAGACAATGAAGTGAATAATGGACCTACAGCAGCAGCCTATGATGCCATCAACCAGGTGCGCAGAAGGGCTTATGGCCTGCCACTGGCTGATGTCAGTGCCGTAGCTGATCTGCCGGCTAGTCTATCCAAAGACCAGTTCAAACAGGCTATCATGGACGAACGGGCCAGGGAGCTTTGCTTTGAAGGCTTGCGTAAGTCGGACCTTATCCGCTGGGGCGTATTTACACAGGTCATGTCGGCCATGGTCACAGAGATCAATAATTCCAATGCATCGGCTACCAATAAATCGAGGTGGATAACAGGATATTTCACGGCTGCTTCCTCACCCAGGTACCTGCTGTTGCCGGTTCCCTCATTGGAGATCAATGTAAACAAGGCATTGACCCAGAATCCCGGATGGTAA
- a CDS encoding DUF5017 domain-containing protein, whose amino-acid sequence MLKYSLLLLIVTTCLLGACSKSLSNGDTAFDVQVNATDLAVGDTATFSFRGNPDVITFYSGEVGKRYEYRDRISADGIPTLRFRTIRANGAQANSLAVMVSDNFEGVLVKDTPATVSRITSATWTDITARATLSTGGTAAVVSGSIDLSDFSTKGKPVYVAFKYQGFAGSAQSKWTIDSFSVKNVLADGTSYEIANMNAGNISFTNYGVPSFSPGFSAFRVTNSYYWVVNNTTLVITGATSAAAAAPAEAWVLLGPVDLKKVTPDIGVQVKNAAQRAEDLKLIYKYPAVGVYNIVFSGGKVSSEEGQYTTKTFQITVK is encoded by the coding sequence ATGCTTAAATATAGCCTGCTTTTATTGATCGTCACCACCTGTCTGCTGGGCGCTTGTAGCAAATCACTGAGCAATGGTGATACCGCTTTCGATGTACAAGTGAACGCCACTGATCTGGCGGTGGGAGATACTGCCACCTTCAGTTTTAGAGGTAATCCCGATGTGATCACGTTTTACTCCGGTGAAGTGGGTAAAAGGTATGAATACAGGGACAGGATCAGCGCTGATGGCATCCCCACGCTGCGATTCCGGACCATCAGGGCCAATGGCGCACAGGCCAACTCACTGGCTGTGATGGTATCTGATAATTTTGAAGGGGTGTTGGTAAAAGATACGCCTGCAACAGTAAGTCGTATCACCAGCGCTACCTGGACGGATATAACAGCCAGGGCCACACTTTCTACGGGCGGTACAGCAGCCGTTGTTTCCGGTTCGATCGACCTTTCTGATTTCAGTACCAAGGGCAAACCGGTTTATGTCGCTTTTAAATACCAGGGCTTTGCCGGTTCTGCGCAAAGCAAGTGGACGATCGATTCCTTCTCGGTTAAAAATGTGCTGGCCGATGGCACCAGTTACGAAATAGCGAATATGAATGCCGGTAATATTTCCTTTACGAATTATGGGGTGCCCAGTTTTAGTCCGGGTTTTTCAGCGTTCCGGGTCACCAATAGTTACTATTGGGTAGTGAACAATACTACGCTGGTGATCACCGGTGCTACCAGCGCCGCTGCTGCCGCACCTGCTGAAGCCTGGGTGTTGCTGGGGCCGGTGGACCTGAAGAAAGTAACGCCCGATATCGGCGTGCAGGTAAAGAATGCTGCGCAGCGGGCAGAAGACCTGAAGCTGATCTATAAATACCCGGCCGTGGGTGTGTACAATATCGTTTTCTCAGGTGGCAAAGTGAGCAGCGAGGAAGGGCAATACACGACAAAGACTTTTCAAATCACCGTTAAATAA